The genomic DNA CCGCCGCCGCCGATATTGCCGGCGCGCGGATAGGTCACGGCCATCGCAAAGCCGGTCGCGACCGCTGCGTCGACCGCATTGCCGCCACGCCGCAGAATCTCGGCGCCAACTTGCGCGGAGATCTTCTCCTGCGCGACCACCATGCCATGCTCGGCCGCGACGGCGCGCACGGCGTCGCGAGCGGGTGGGACGTAGCCCTGCCGTGCGTCCTGGGCGGCTGCGGGTGCAAGACCGAACGTCAGAACGGCTACGAAGGCGAAAAACGTCCGCCGGGTCGAATATGACGACATGATCAAGTTTCCGCAGGGGCTTCGGACTGGTTCACACGCCTCGCTGCAATGCTATACGGTTTGCCCCAACAGAGGCAAAACTGTTCGTGATGAGGACTGCGTGATGACGACGATCGCCCCGGATGCGCGCATGGCCGATGCGCAGCGGACCTATCCGCCACGCGCCGCCGTCGTCGGCTGGATCTTCTTCGATTGGGCCGCGCAGCCCTATTTCACGTTGATCACGACCTTCGTGTTCGCGCCGTATTTCGCCACCAGCATTGCACCGACCCCCGCAGCCGGCCAATCGCTGTGGGGATTTGCGATGGCGGCTGCGGGACTTGCGATCGCGCTGCTGTCGCCGGTGCTGGGGGCGATCGCGGATGCCTCCGGCCGAAGGAAGCCGTGGATTGCGGGATTCGGCGCGTTGCTGGTGCTGGCATCGTGCACGCTATGGATCGGCAAGCCCGGTGATCCCTCGGTCATTCCGCCCCTGCTCACCGCGGTCGCGCTCGCCAGCGTCGGAGCGGAATTCGCCACCGTCTTCAACAATGCGATGATGCCGACGCTGGTGCCGCCAGAGCGGATCGGCCGGCTCTCCGGCACCGGCTGGGCGACCGGCTATATCGGCGGCATCGTCAGCCTGATCATCGTGCTCGGCCTGCTCGCCGCCAATCCCGAGACCGGCCGCACATTGCTGGGCCTGACGCCGTTGTTCGGGCTCGATCCGGTCAGCCATCAGGGCGATCGCATCGTCGGACCGCTAACCGGGCTGTGGTTCGTGATCTTCGTGACGCCGCTGTTCCTGTTCACGCCGGATTACCCGGCGAAGCGTCCGCTGCGCGAAGCGCTGCACGAAGGACTGGCGGAGCTGAAGCGGTCGATCAAGAGCCTGCCGAAGCAGAAGTCGCTCGCGGCATTCCTGCTCGCCAACATGATCTACACCGACGGCCTGGTGTC from Bradyrhizobium sp. CCBAU 53351 includes the following:
- a CDS encoding MFS transporter, which codes for MTTIAPDARMADAQRTYPPRAAVVGWIFFDWAAQPYFTLITTFVFAPYFATSIAPTPAAGQSLWGFAMAAAGLAIALLSPVLGAIADASGRRKPWIAGFGALLVLASCTLWIGKPGDPSVIPPLLTAVALASVGAEFATVFNNAMMPTLVPPERIGRLSGTGWATGYIGGIVSLIIVLGLLAANPETGRTLLGLTPLFGLDPVSHQGDRIVGPLTGLWFVIFVTPLFLFTPDYPAKRPLREALHEGLAELKRSIKSLPKQKSLAAFLLANMIYTDGLVSLFAFGGIYAAGTFGWHTIQIGTFGIMLAITGTFGAWLGGKLDDHLGPKRVIAGSLLLLLLSVAAILLVDKDSVLFVKVAPPQAGAAMFSSAAERAYLVLGCLIGAAGGPLQAASRTLLIRLAPRDRIAQYFGLFALTGKVTSFIGPLLIGMITAATASQKAGMAVLVVFFVAGLGLLMRVRE